The following proteins are co-located in the Diorhabda carinulata isolate Delta chromosome 4, icDioCari1.1, whole genome shotgun sequence genome:
- the LOC130893332 gene encoding 60S ribosomal protein L10, with amino-acid sequence MGRRPARCYRYCKNKPYPKSRFCRGVPDPKIRIFDLGKKKATVEDFPLCVHLVSDEYEQLSSEALEAGRICCNKYLVKNCGKDQFHIRMRLHPFHVIRINKMLSCAGADRLQTGMRGAFGKPQGTVARVRIGQPIMSVRSSDRFKAAVIEALRRAKFKFPGRQKIYVSKKWGFTKYDREQYENLKQQGRLAPDGCNVQYRPEHGPLAAWKKVQEDIYA; translated from the exons ATGGGTAGGAGACCTGCGAGGTG TTATCGATATTGTAAAAACAAGCCTTACCCGAAATCTCGTTTCTGTAGAGGAGTCCCAGACCCAAAAATCCGTATTTTTGACTTGGGGAAGAAAAAGGCTACAGTAGAAGATTTTCCTCTATGCGTACATTTAGTTTCCGACGAATATGAACAACTCAGTTCTGAAGCGCTGGAAGCAGGACGTATTTGTTGTAACAAATACTTGGTTAAAAATTGTGGTAAAGATCAATTCCATATTCGTATGAGACTTCATCCTTTCCACGTTATTAGAATCAATAAGATGTTGTCCTGTGCTGGAGCTGATAG GCTCCAGACTGGAATGAGAGGTGCTTTTGGTAAACCCCAAGGTACTGTCGCTCGTGTACGTATCGGTCAACCTATTATGAGTGTGCGTTCGAGCGACCGTTTCAAGGCTGCAGTAATAGAAGCTCTCCGTCGTGCTAAATTCAAGTTCCCAGGGCGTCAAAAGATCTACGTTTCTAAAAAATGGGGTTTCACTAAATACGATCGTGAACAgtacgaaaatttgaaacaacaaGGTAGATTAGCACCAGATGGTTGTAATGTACAGTACAGGCCTGAACACGGTCCATTAGCAGCTTGGAAGAAAGTGCAAGAAGACATATACGCATAG
- the LOC130893330 gene encoding mitochondrial ribonuclease P protein 1 homolog: MFLINIRFNTIFRKINESTCLAVSRNFNKRSCSQFNQKTEVNYDEITNGNKEAEHKLKVLMLEAEVMRQEGKAVPDHDFLKAAHWKEVLSLPSRSSRQKYLEHLFKVSKKKENIKAKKEEKRIAYENFLNEKQQQPKAEETLEEFALKYDLQHNNMFLRFYETTMNQMYNNRLIQALQFGQKLVVDCGYDINMTRRENINCAKQLMLLFAENRMHDDPFDVHYCNANKESTLIKAFHKYIPTMYEPWFPLNIHECSYLDMYPKNQLVYLTPHCREEVQEFDHDAIYIIGAIVDKMNQEPLSLAKAKREGLKMAKLPLDRYLHWGAGSGKSLTLNQMIAILLDQKLSENWEFSLRHVPRRKLMESSGYGDSNRNKEIKKWTPSHKVDFDKLGYNRMKKNVNIHNIFNE, translated from the exons atgtttttgattaatatacgctttaatacaatttttagaaaaataaatgagagTACTTGTTTAGCCGtatcaagaaattttaataaaagatcCTGTTCGCAAT ttaatcaaaaaactgaagtaaattatgatgaaattacTAACGGAAATAAAGAAGCAGAGCATAAACTAAAAGTATTAATGTTAGAAGCGGAAGTAATGCGTCAAGAAGGAAAAGCAGTACCCGACCATGACTTTCTTAAAGCTGCACATTGGAAAGAAGTACTCAGTTTACCTTCAAGATCTTCGAGGCAAAAATATCTAGAACATTTATTCAAAGTTtctaaaaagaaagaaaatataaag GcgaaaaaagaggaaaaacgGATTGCTTACGAAAATTTTCTAAACGAGAAACAGCAACAACCCAAAGCGGAAGAAACACTCGAAGAATTCGCCTTAAAATATGATCTACAGCACAATAACATGTTTTTAAGATTTTATGAAACAACAATGAACCAAATGTATAATAATAGGTTGATACAAGCATTACAATTCGGACAAAAACTGGTAGTAGATTGTGGATACGACATTAATATGACtagaagagaaaatattaattgtgCTAAGCAACTTATGTTGTTGTTCGCAGAAAATAGGATGCATGATG ATCCTTTCGACGTACACTACTGTAACGCAAATAAAGAAAGCACTTTAATAAAAGCCTTCCACAAATATATTCCGACAATGTACGAGCCTTGGTTCCCTTTAAACATCCACGAATGCAGTTATTTAGATATGTACCCCAAAAATCAATTAGTATATCTAACCCCCCATTGTAGAGAAGAAGTCCAAGAATTCGACCATGATGCTATTTACATTATCGGTGCTATAGTAGATAAA ATGAACCAAGAACCGTTGTCTTTAGCCAAAGCGAAACGAGAAGGTTTAAAAATGGCAAAATTACCTTTGGATAGGTATTTGCATTGGGGCGCTGGTTCCGGTAAAAGCCTTACTTTAAATCAAATGATCGCAATCTTATTGGACCAAAAACTAAGCGAAAATTGGGAGTTTTCCTTAAGACACGTCCCTAGGCGAAAGTTAATGGAATCTAGTGGATATGGGGATTCAAatagaaacaaagaaataaaaaaatggacgCCATCTCATAAAgttgattttgataaattagGATAtaacagaatgaaaaaaaatgttaacattcataatatttttaatgaataa